The window AACTCGCAGGGTCCCCGCGCCGGCGCCGTAGACGCCCACTGCCGCGAGTTCATGCTCTATATGAAGGTAACCCCATAACCCCCATCCACCCGATGCTCACCGCTCTTAGATCTATATTTGGCCCTTGCTTATGGCTGGATGAAGAGGGGCCAGTGAGGGATGTTTGAACCTGTAACCTGTGGCAGATGGAAATTGGATGTGCAATTTCGAAATGAGCCAACAGAATGAAGCCATGTCACTGGTTCTGAACCTGGAATTGTGTTTTGCTGTAGCTTTTTAGCCCCTTGCTTGCTAGAAGCATCAAGATGGCCTAGTATTAGGGGGAAAAAACATGCTTACCTACGTGCTCGGAGTTTTCTTCCATTTGCTTGATCATGGGATAACATGCTTTGTGATATATTATGCCCATATAGACATAGTGCAAGCTGAAATTTTACTGTGCTTTTTGTGTCCCCTATATTTATTTTGATTTGAACTTGTTGTATTCTGATGGCTTGAGTGCCATTGTTCTGAACTGCAATACTTTTAGTTCCAAGCAAAGCATGGTTCCGTATTGATGAGATGAGATGATGATCAACTAATCTTTTCTTGGAACCTGTGCAGACAGAAAGAATGCTATTCGCTGCCCTGTAGTAATTTTCTGGGGTAATACGCTATCTGCCTGTCTTCACTGCTTATTTGATTGTCATGAAATCAGGATTTGTTGGCAACCGATTTGTTTAGGCCTTTCGGGTGTCATCTAAAATTCTTCTCTGAGCCTTTAACTCAGACACAGTGTTACAGTCTTTCCAGCAGAGTACTAGCCAGATATGTGAACCCATTCATTAATCATACATTCGTATTACAATCACGTCATTGCTTTTTATTACACACAATCTCACATTATGTATATCATGAATCGTGTGTGATAAATACATTGTATTGTGGTTCGAGCAGGAAATACAAACAACTTTGCGTGAGGAAATAAAAAGTGCTTGTGAATATCGTCCATTTGAGAAGTGCGACTATAGTGCAAGAATCGCTAACGAGATTTGTTGCAAAAAGCTGGAGTATGTAATTGAGAAGATGGATGCCATGCAACTAAACATGGAGCAAAGTTCTAATGGAGTTTAGCTAGTTAACAGGCATTCTAGTACCCGGTGGTGAGGTGGTGAGTGCAAAGGCATCATGTGGCTTCCCAACTCCGACTCCTTATGTTCTCTTGCTATACCTAGTGCACGTGTTATATTGTTTGTTTAACTTGAGGTCATtaaaggatgtagatgagaataatTGTAATAAACTAAAAAGTAGATATATTGCTCATAAGATGTTACTAGTGCTGTACTGCTGTGCATGCCATTGATTTCATATATCAAAGCATTACAGCTCTTTCAGATCCTTCAATTGTATTTCCACTTAGTTAACTTGGAAAATCTTGTCTACTACGGACACCTCTTGCAAATTGCAAAGGAGTTCTAACTTGCAACAAGCTTATTCCCTTAAAGAAAATGTAACTGGTACAGTGTTCGGCTCTACGTACCTTATTAGAGGTAAGCTCTGATAGTTGTTGATTTCCATCGGCAGCATAGTCCAACGGTCACTCGGTGCTGAGGTATGCCTCTGTATAAGCTATGCCAGGCCATGTTTACTTCTTGGTGGAATCCATTGTAACTTTGCATTCATGAATGCTCTAACTGGGTTGACTATTTTTGAGTTTAGTCTTGATGTTCTTCTATGCACTATTCGTGTGCGAGAGATACTTGATACTAGGACTTTAGAGTTATGTTGGAGTGACCAGACCAGAGAGTAGTTTAATTTAAtttttttggtttaaacatgtacTATGTCGTGCAATCATTTTAATATGCTTATATTTTGATCAGCCACCTTGTTGCATGTTTTCCTAGTAATATTTGTCTTTTGCACCTCTTAGTGATCCTCCTGTTCTCAAATAAATGAtgtggtaggactagggttcctaccagCGCAGCTACGTAGGTTATAGGGATGAGGTGGAGGTGGACGAGGGCTGGAGCGGGCGCGCCGGCGAGTaggcgccgtcgcggctagggtttaggggcggcggcggttggctggtgtcggctagggttccggctcctcagggagccgggcaacagaagatgataatatctttattgcttgatctcaaaccatgtcttacaactagtatttataactttagcctaagataacttgcctaaaataacttgcctaagataacttgtgggtcaagcccctaatactaatgcccggtgggcctcttccttttatagaccaaaccggtcataacatctctccccgcctgcgcaaacagctcgtcctcgagctggaagTCTGGATAGTGTTGGCGGAATTCTTCACGCTGCTCCCAAGTAGCCTCCTCCTCCGGAAGGCCTGCCCACTGAACGAGGATGAACCAGACGCCACGACGGAGCTGCGCCTGCAATACCTTTGCCGGCTCTGGAAGAATGCGACCATTGGCGATGGGAGGAAGCGCCGGTGGCTCGCCACGGAAAGGCTTGAGCAGCCCCACATGGAAAAT is drawn from Triticum dicoccoides isolate Atlit2015 ecotype Zavitan chromosome 6B, WEW_v2.0, whole genome shotgun sequence and contains these coding sequences:
- the LOC119325564 gene encoding mediator of RNA polymerase II transcription subunit 11-like yields the protein MTPQGKSSSLERLHDVEQRIVRVVELSGAVMEELGNSQGPRAGAVDAHCREFMLYMKEIQTTLREEIKSACEYRPFEKCDYSARIANEICCKKLEYVIEKMDAMQLNMEQSSNGV